Proteins encoded within one genomic window of Glycine soja cultivar W05 chromosome 1, ASM419377v2, whole genome shotgun sequence:
- the LOC114410424 gene encoding two-component response regulator ARR5-like — MDTDGVVSFNHVSPEDSHEVHVLAVDDSLVDRKVIERLLKISACKVTAVDSGIRALQFLGLDEQRRTSESDGFVPDLKVDLIITDYCMPEMTGYELLKKIKESTMFREIPVVIMSSENILPRIDRCLEEGAEDFIVKPVKLSDVKRLKGYLTPKEVIKVDRRSDGYVNGGCKGGDGGGGGGVEINNNKRKLEEQDTSDVSTSPPSTSTLSSSPSVSSPSPSSSPTSSPSVLASPIRRLKMTSTD, encoded by the exons ATGGACACGGACGGTGTCGTTTCGTTCAACCATGTCTCGCCGGAGGATTCCCACGAGGTTCATGTCTTGGCCGTCGACGACAGCCTCGTTGATCGAAAGGTCATTGAGCGCTTGCTCAAAATCTCAGCTTGTAAAG TTACGGCTGTGGATAGTGGAATCAGAGCACTGCAATTTCTGGGGCTGGATGAGCAGAGAAGGACCTCTGAATCTGATGGTTTTGTC CCGGATTTGAAGGTGGATCTAATTATCACAGACTACTGCATGCCCGAAATGACCGGTTACGAGTTGCTCAAGAAAATCAAG GAATCGACCATGTTCAGAGAAATTCCAGTAGTGATCATGTCTTCCGAAAACATTTTGCCGCGCATAGACAG ATGTTTGGAGGAAGGTGCAGAGGATTTCATAGTGAAGCCAGTGAAATTATCTGATGTAAAACGGTTAAAGGGTTACTTGACACCAAAAGAGGTTATTAAGGTTGACAGAAGAAGTGATGGTTATGTTAACGGTGGCTGCAAaggtggtgatggtggtggtggtggtggtgtggagataaacaacaacaaaaggaaGCTGGAAGAGCAAGACACATCTGACGTGTCAACATCTCCACCGTCCACTTCTACACTTTCATCATCACCCTCCGTTTCTTCACCATCACcgtcatcttctcctacctctTCACCCAGCGTGCTTGCTTCTCCGATCAGACGGCTTAAAATGACCAGCACCGATTGA